A genomic segment from Aspergillus chevalieri M1 DNA, chromosome 7, nearly complete sequence encodes:
- the ugp1 gene encoding UTP glucose-1-phosphate uridylyltransferase (COG:G;~EggNog:ENOG410PIQZ;~InterPro:IPR029044,IPR016267,IPR002618;~PFAM:PF01704;~go_function: GO:0003983 - UTP:glucose-1-phosphate uridylyltransferase activity [Evidence IEA];~go_function: GO:0070569 - uridylyltransferase activity [Evidence IEA];~go_process: GO:0006011 - UDP-glucose metabolic process [Evidence IEA]): MAANAIPSHLRAPANEASQGGFGKHHGKSQSHMAFENASTSVAASQMRNALNALSETVPDPQEKKRFEAEMDNFFALFRRFLNDKAKGNAVNWDRIAPPQPSQVVDYNDLGNEASVEFLNKLAVVKLNGGLGTSMGCVGPKSVIEVREGMSFLDLSVRQIEYLNRTYNVNVPFVLMNSFNTDQDTQSIIKKYQGHNVDIITFNQSRYPRIVKDSLLPAPKSFDAPLQDWYPPGHGDVFESLYNSGTLDKLLERGVEYIFLSNADNLGAVVDLRILQHMADTGSEYIMELTDKTKADVKGGTIIDYEGKARLLEIAQVPKEHVNEFKSIKKFKYFNTNNIWMNLRAIKRVVEENELEMEIIANEKSIPADKKGEADQAIYQLETAVGAAIRHFKNAHGVNVPRRRFLPVKTCSDLLLVKSDLYRLEHGQLLMDPNRFGGVPVIKLGSDFKKVSDFQKRIPSIPRIVELDHLTITGAVNLGRNVTLKGTVIIVASESSTIDIPPGSVLENCVVQGSLRILEH; this comes from the exons ATGGCCGCAAACGCAATTCCCTCGCACCTCAGAGCTCCTGCCAATGAGGCCTCCCAGGGTGGCTTTGGCAAGCACCACGGCAAGTCCCAGTCGCACATG GCCTTCGAGAATGCCTCCACTAGCGTGGCCGCTTCGCAGATGCGTAACGCCTTGAACGCCCTCTCCGAGACCGTCCCTGATCCCCAGGAGAAGAAACGTTTCGAGGCTGAGATGGACAATTTCTTTGCTCTCTTCCGCCGTTTCTTGAATGACAAGGCCAAGGGCAACGCCGTCAACTGGGATCGCATCGCCCCGCCTCAACCTTCTCAGGTCGTCGACTACAACGACTTGGGCAACGAGGCCTCTGTTGAGTTCCTCAACAAGCTGGCTGTTGTCAAGCTGAATGGCGGTCTCGGTACCTCGATGGGTTGCGTTGGCCCTAAGTCGGTCATTGAGGTCCGTGAAGGCATGTCCTTCCTTGACTTGTCCGTGCGTCAGATCGAGTATCTGAACCGCACCTACAATGTCAACGTTCCTTTCGTCCTCATGAACTCCTTCAACACCGACCAGGACACCCAGTCCATCATCAAGAAGTACCAGGGTCACAACGTCGACATCATCACCTTCAACCAGTCTCGCTACCCCCGTATCGTCAAGGACTCGCTCCTGCCCGCTCCAAAGAGTTTCGACGCTCCCCTGCAGGACTGGTACCCCCCTGGCCACGGTGACGTGTTTGAGTCCCTCTACAACTCAGGCACCCTCGACAAGCTCCTTGAGCGTGGTGTCGAGTATATCTTCCTGTCCAACGCGGACAACCTTGGTGCTGTCGTTGACCTCCGTATCCTGCAGCACATGGCCGACACCGGCTCGGAGTACATCATGGAGTTGACCGACAAGACCAAGGCCGACGTCAAGGGTGGTACCATCATCGACTACGAGGGCAAGGCCCGTCTCCTGGAAATTGCCCAGGTCCCCAAGGAGCATGTCAATGAGTTCAAGTCCATCAAGAAGTTCAAGTActtcaacaccaacaacatctGGATGAACCTCCGTGCCATCAAGCGTGTTGTTGAGGAGAACGAGCTCGAGATGGAGATTATCGCCAACGAGAAGTCCATCCCCGCTGACAAGAAGGGTGAGGCCGACCAGGCCATCTACCAGCTCGAGACTGCTGTCGGTGCTGCCATTCGCCACTTCAAGAACGCCCACGGTGTCAACGTGCCCCGTCGTCGCTTCTTGCCCGTCAAGACCTGCTCTGACCTCTTGCTCGTCAAGTCGGACCTCTACCGTCTTGAGCACGGTCAGCTCCTCATGGATCCCAACCGCTTCGGTGGTGTGCCCGTGATCAAGCTCGGATCCGACTTCAAGAAGGTCTCGGACTTCCAGAAGCGTATTCCCAGCATTCCTCGCATTGTCGAGCTGGACCACTTGACCATTACCGGTGCCGTCAACCTGGGTCGTAACGTCACCTTGAAGGGTACTGTCATCATTGTGGCTTCAGAGAGCAGCACAATAGACATTCCTCCTGGTTCGGTTCTCGAGAACTGTGTCGTTCAGGGAAGCCTGAGAATCCTGGAGCACTAA
- a CDS encoding uncharacterized protein (COG:K;~EggNog:ENOG410Q1FS;~InterPro:IPR036864,IPR007219,IPR001138;~PFAM:PF00172,PF04082;~go_function: GO:0000981 - DNA-binding transcription factor activity, RNA polymerase II-specific [Evidence IEA];~go_function: GO:0003677 - DNA binding [Evidence IEA];~go_function: GO:0008270 - zinc ion binding [Evidence IEA];~go_process: GO:0006351 - transcription, DNA-templated [Evidence IEA];~go_process: GO:0006355 - regulation of transcription, DNA-templated [Evidence IEA]): MNESQYYRQIAPGPSPTSEEAPSLPSPSGESRSSIAYSAGSTVGGPSSSGGGYGQAPTSGGSGRGSGSGGNSQWKKRVSTACLACKKSKRKCSGTAPCDNCRAFNRVCVFDESLDQRRRVAAKRTADELTYHRDLLNDLFKLIRAADESHALKLLEIIRKDASAEEIRTYIDETLAGLDSTSSHSKENNKEMVNKLEDVRQMLNVEGTSPSFRRKVMDIHFLCDEAPCKVPAKPWTTVTEDDDLVSHLISLYFTWDYPFYSFLDRDVFLRHMALGNLDSEFCSPFLVNAILANACHFSEFTEAYVVPGDILTKGADFLAEAERLRQQETAKIGLCSLQGTLCLYERYALSEDDDLGYLMLHQAIRAGETLGLIGDKRAKIIPEQLSFDMDTSLKRTAWGLFHVDTVIHTSFLRPSLVAKVNMNRMDRNASTDNDLWIPYPSHRNARPAYLSQYFDEACNLSEIALDISKELFSEDRSETSASQRRQVKGDLYERLKRWHNALPGIFGPETKPPPYIILLRMRYYALVINVFCNADDDISSTTSDAPKTPESEPRQSPTSKYDAWEVTQSAARGIASLARIHRREYGMTRAHYFAMYAINLALFTMLESESFDILDPDFLSLSSAFSVIASRSRLGRNLFHIFRQSVRSKSQGKRIRESSVSEELKELFDEDVIAKGQNWFDDYARGLEKLNQDERYSGLGNGSHDGEDLQEYPGLGLFDMLDRYESLSLGKDEVASERTTCKQEEW, from the exons ATGAACGAATCGCAATATTACCGCCAGATCGCGCCGGGCCCGTCGCCGACGTCTGAAGAAGCGCCTAGTCTGCCGAGCCCGTCTGGGGAGTCTAGATCAAGCATTGCTTATAGTGCTGGGAGTACTGTTGGGGGTCCTAGTTCTAGTGGAGGAGGGTATGGACAAGCACCGACGAGTGGTGGGAGTGGCCGTGGGAGTGGGAGCGGGGGGAATAGTcagtggaagaagagggtgtCAACGGCTTGTTTGGCTTGTAAGAAGTCGAAAAGAAAG TGCTCTGGAACAGCGCCGTGTGATAACTGCCGAGCGTTTAACCGGGTTTGTGTGTTTGATGAATCGCTCGACCAGAGACGACGGGTCGCTGCGAAACGCACGGCTGATGAATTGACGTATCACCGCGACCTTCTGAACGACCTGTTCAAGTTGATTCGTGCCGCGGACGAATCGCACGCCCTCAAACTCCTCGAAATCATCCGCAAAGATGCCTCAGCCGAAGAAATCAGAACCTACATCGACGAAACCCTAGCCGGCCTCGACAGCACAAGCTCACATTccaaagaaaacaacaaagAAATGGTCAACAAACTCGAAGATGTACGACAGATGCTCAACGTCGAAGGCACGAGTCCCTCGTTCCGGCGAAAGGTTATGGATATACACTTTCTGTGCGATGAGGCGCCGTGCAAGGTTCCTGCGAAGCCGTGGACGACTGTGACTGAGGACGATGATCTGGTATCGCATTTGATATCGTTGTATTTCACGTGGGATTATCCGTTCTATTCATTTTTAGACCGGGATGTGTTTTTGAGGCACATGGCGCTGGGGAATTTGGACTCGGAGTTTTGTAGTCCGTTTTTGGTGAATGCGATTTTGGCGAATGCTTGT CATTTCTCGGAATTCACAGAAGCATATGTCGTGCCCGGGGATATCCTGACCAAAGGAGCGGATTTCCTTGCTGAAGCTGAGCGGTTGAGGCAGCAAGAGACGGCGAAGATTGGGCTGTGCTCGTTACAGGGCACGCTTTGTTTATATGAGAG GTATGCGCTTTCGGAAGATGATGATTTGGGCTACTTGATGCTGCACCAGGCCATTCGAGCTGGTGAAACACTCGGGTTGATTGGAGATAAAAGAGCCAAGATAATTCCCGAGCAGCTTTCCTTTGATATGGATACCTCTCTCAAGCGGACTGCTTGGGGGTTATTCCATGTTGATAC TGTAATCCACACTAGCTTCCTACGACCAAGTCTAGTCGCCAAAGTCAACATGAACCGAATGGACCGCAATGCATCTACTGATAACGATCTTTGGATTCCATATCCTTCGCATCGTAACGCCAGGCCAGCGTACCTGAGCCAGTACTTTGATGAGGCATGTAATCTTAGCGAGATTGCACTGGATATTTCGAAGGAACTGTTCTCGGAGGATAGGAGCGAGACTTCGGCTTCGCAGCGTCGTCAGGTGAAGGGGGATTTGTATGAACGGTTAAAAAGGTGGCATAATGCTTTGCCGGGTATTTTTGGGCCGGAGACGAAACCGCCGCCTTATATTATTCTTCTCAG AATGAGATACTACGCCCTGGTCATCAACGTATTCTGCAATGCAGACGACGACATCTCCAGCACTACATCTGACGCCCCCAAAACCCCAGAAAGCGAGCCGCGCCAGAGCCCGACAAGCAAATACGACGCCTGGGAAGTCACACAGTCTGCTGCCCGTGGCATCGCAAGCCTTGCGCGTATACATCGACGTGAATACGGTATGACCCGCGCGCACTACTTTGCCATGTACGCCATCAACCTGGCGCTCTTCACCATGCTCGAATCCGAATCTTTCGACATTCTAGACCCCGacttcctttctctctccagTGCATTCTCTGTAATTGCAAGCCGCTCGCGCCTCGGCCGCAATCTGTTTCATATCTTCCGGCAATCGGTACGATCCAAATCGCAAGGGAAACGCATCCGTGAGTCTAGCGTTTCCGAAGAGTTGAAAGAACTATTCGACGAAGACGTCATCGCAAAGGGACAAAACTGGTTTGATGACTATGCCAGGGGTCTTGAGAAATTAAACCAAGATGAGCGGTACAGTGGGCTTGGGAATGGGAGTCATGACGGCGAAGATCTGCAGGAGTATCCGGGGCTAGGGCTTTTTGATATGCTGGATCGGTATGAGAGCTTGAGTCTAGGGAAGGATGAGGTTGCGAGTGAGAGGACTACTTGTAAGCAGGAGGAGTGGTAA
- a CDS encoding uncharacterized protein (COG:K;~EggNog:ENOG410Q2SA;~InterPro:IPR007219;~PFAM:PF04082;~go_function: GO:0003677 - DNA binding [Evidence IEA];~go_function: GO:0008270 - zinc ion binding [Evidence IEA];~go_process: GO:0006351 - transcription, DNA-templated [Evidence IEA]), which yields MCRQCVEQKITCTFLDVKRVREQKQLGTLGRKVERYEELLRELEPDVDIAAAKRIRKALKLDDGQEEEEDRGSETSSLGSLDAIDLVEEDLNRNEKTRATGYFGKNSEVAWMQKLENEAKHRSRHGIQDGDPAGDCSRGRPEVPISLMSYYLDDLDIPMFHEVDPSAVPSKHLADKYFSAYMLVFHPSFNVVRRKAFTSQYARFIRQPSSVRPPRKWLAVLNMIFAIGCHYCRLTGDDVGDDRDSLVFLARARKLSLTEDTLFEHSDLQQVQVEFLVAFYLLARGQVNRASKFTNMAFRSALSLGINLRFVDDWTDHAAKEARSRLWWSIYILEHSIAGLTGRVSCASEGLSSVPLPVPYEEEYFDRPDVLKLFQDINLRQKYFKPTLFQSDEESRAHGEWLEKCGPSPSSFFFCFVDLVFITQAIINKVYSIEGIRERSGQIEQRIRKYGIKLDNWLAKVPSVYRFTTTGGREALNGDINLLVTSEFDGDEGKEKESERNFAREKFSLAMHFYSSKITLCRPCLTHANARNIAPSTDIGPSHTANGDDNDTNNPKDADTDGDTDGDDDNSNRCTSDPISESNTSTYTTQADITRSNPTPHLHPIPNTSKARRVRFRTEMSLSCLRASCALLSLLPDEPDILSLTRLSPWWHHLHYIMQATTALLLGLSSWPTSPPAEEKYSTSVQAPVFGTAVPTEASADPGSEGDGGTGPRMNPLPTLQVATVIDCTKKALRWLYHMSVHGDTAARRAFVLSDSFMRRIAPNLGISVDDLPEVDALPVGSPAEGMPVPASEIGSGVEGVPGGREEAEEREREMEVEGREIVEKAAREVDREWDGVGGRIAGVYQL from the exons ATGTGTCGGCAGTGTGTGGAGCAGAAGATCACATGTACGTTTTTGGATGTGAAGCGGGTGCGGGAGCAGAAGCAGTTGGGAACGCTGGGGAGAAAGGTCGAGCGGTATGAGGAGTTGTTGAGGGAGTTGGAGCCGGATGTAGATATTGCGGCTGCGAAGAGGATAAGGAAGGCTCTTAAG CTTGATGATGgacaggaggaagaggaggataggGGAAGTGAGACTTCGTCGCTGGGATCGCTTGATGCGATTGATCTGGTGGAGGAGGATTTGAATCGCAACGAGAAGACAAGGGCGACGGGGTACTTTGGGAAGAACTCCGAAGTAGCATGGATGCAGAAGTTGGAAAACGAAGCGAAACATCGCAGTCGACACGGGATTCAGGATGGTGATCCAGCGGGTGATTGTTCACGAGGACGACCAGAAGTACCAATTTCATTGATGAGCTACTACCTCGACGACCTCGACATCCCCATGTTCCACGAAGTGGATCCCTCCGCCGTGCCCTCGAAACATCTCGCTGATAAGTACTTCTCGGCATACATGCTCGTCTTCCATCCATCATTCAACGTTGTCCGCAGAAAGGCATTTACCTCGCAGTACGCACGCTTTATCCGCCAGCCGAGCAGTGTCCGACCACCGCGGAAATGGCTTGCTGTGCTGAATATGATATTTGCAATCGGGTGTCACTATTGTCGGTTGACAGGGGATGATGTCGGAGACGATAGGGATAGTCTGGTATTTCTGGCGAGGGCGCGGAAGCTGAGTTTGACAGAGGATACGCTCTTCGAACATTCAGATCTGCAGCAGGTGCAGGTTGAGTTCCTAGTTGCGTTCTACCTCTTGGCACGAGGCCAGGTTAATCGCGCCTCCAAATTCACAAACATGGCTTTCCGCTCCGCCCTATCCCTTGGCATAAACCTCCGCTTCGTAGACGACTGGACTGACCACGCCGCCAAAGAAGCCCGCAGTCGTCTCTGGTGGTCAATCTACATCCTCGAGCACTCCATTGCGGGACTGACGGGGCGAGTCTCCTGCGCGAGCGAAGGCCTCAGCTCCGTGCCTTTACCGGTACCCTACGAAGAGGAATACTTTGACAGACCGGACGTGCTCAAATTGTTCCAGGACATCAACCTGCGCCAGAAATATTTCAAGCCAACGCTCTTCCAATCAGACGAAGAATCACGTGCCCACGGCGAGTGGCTTGAGAAATGCGGGCCTAGTCCATCatcgttcttcttctgcttcgtGGATCTGGTCTTTATCACGCAGGCCATCATCAACAAAGTCTACAGCATAGAGGGTATCCGTGAACGATCCGGGCAAATTGAGCAGCGTATCCGGAAATACGGAATCAAGTTGGATAACTGGCTCGCCAAAGTTCCATCTGTGTATCGGTTCACGACGACTGGTGGACGGGAGGCGTTGAACGGGGATATCAACTTGCTGGTGACAAGCGAGTTCGATGGGGATGAAggcaaagagaaagagagtgAGAGGAACTTTGCAAGGGAAAAATTCAGTCTTGCGATGCACTTCTACAGTTCCAAGATTACCCTCTGTCGACCCTGTCTCACGCACGCGAATGCCAGAAACATCGCTCCATCCACAGACATCGGTCCTAGCCATACCGCCAACGGCGACGACAACGACACCAACAACCCTAAAGACGCCGATACCGATGGCGACACCGACGGTGATGATGATAACAGCAACCGCTGCACCTCCGACCCAATCTCCGAATCCAACACAAGCACCTACACCACCCAAGCCGACATCACCCGCTCCAACCCAACCCCCCACCTGCACCCAATCCCCAACACCTCAAAGGCCCGCCGCGTGCGCTTCCGCACCGAAATGTCCCTCTCCTGCCTCCGCGCCTCCTGCGCCCtactctccctcctccctgACGAACCGGACATCCTCTCGCTAACCCGTCTCTCACCATGGTGGCACCATCTCCACTATATCATGCAAGCCACCACAGCACTGCTACTAGGACTAAGTAGCTGGCCAACAAGCCCCCCTGCAGAGGAAAAATACAGCACATCAGTACAAGCGCCAGTTTTCGGCACCGCCGTGCCAACAGAGGCATCCGCGGACCCCGGCAGCGAAGGCGACGGCGGCACAGGACCGCGCATGAACCCGCTTCCAACACTCCAGGTCGCAACGGTGATAGACTGTACCAAGAAAGCGCTGCGCTGGCTGTACCACATGTCCGTCCATGGGGACACCGCGGCGCGCCGCGCGTTTGTTTTATCGGATAGCTTTATGCGCCGTATAGCGCCGAATCTGGGGATTAGTGTTGACGATTTACCGGAGGTTGATGCGCTGCCTGTTGGGTCGCCGGCGGAGGGGATGCCTGTTCCGGCGAGTGAGATTGGGAGTGGTGTTGAGGGCGTGCCTGGGGGAAggg